From the genome of Streptomyces sp. NBC_01317, one region includes:
- a CDS encoding response regulator transcription factor, producing MTSVLVCDDSPLAREALRRAVATVPGVERVTTAANGEEVLRRWGADRSDLILMDVRMPGLGGVETVRRLLSADPGARIIMLTVAEDLDGVALAVAAGARGYLHKDASRAELRATVTQALADPTWRLAPRRLRSAEMGAAPTLTAREIQVLEGMSHGRSNAEIGRELFLSEDTVKTHARRLFKKLGASDRAHAVALGFRWGLVR from the coding sequence ATGACATCCGTCCTCGTCTGCGACGACTCCCCGCTTGCCCGAGAGGCGCTCCGCCGCGCGGTCGCGACCGTGCCCGGCGTCGAGCGCGTGACGACCGCGGCCAACGGCGAGGAAGTCCTCCGCCGCTGGGGCGCCGATCGGTCGGACCTGATCCTGATGGATGTCCGGATGCCCGGTCTCGGGGGTGTCGAGACGGTCCGCCGGCTCCTGTCCGCCGACCCGGGCGCGCGGATCATCATGCTCACGGTCGCGGAAGACCTGGACGGGGTCGCGCTCGCGGTCGCCGCGGGTGCCCGGGGGTACCTGCACAAGGACGCCTCGCGCGCCGAGTTGCGCGCGACGGTCACCCAGGCGCTCGCGGACCCGACCTGGCGCCTCGCGCCGCGTCGGCTCCGCTCGGCCGAGATGGGCGCCGCGCCCACGCTCACCGCGCGCGAGATCCAGGTGCTCGAAGGCATGAGCCACGGCCGGTCCAACGCGGAGATCGGGCGTGAGCTGTTCCTCTCCGAGGACACGGTCAAGACGCACGCGCGCCGGCTCTTCAAGAAGCTCGGCGCCTCGGACCGCGCCCACGCGGTCGCCCTCGGCTTCCGCTGGGGTCTGGTGCGCTAG
- a CDS encoding WhiB family transcriptional regulator, translating to MADFSRLPGPNADLWDWQLLAACRGVDSSLFFHPEGERGAARSARENSAKEVCMRCPVRAECAAHALAVREPYGVWGGLTEDEREELMGRARTRLVSASPSPHGANNHHGNPDQHDHRNHHDHHDRHAED from the coding sequence ATGGCAGATTTCTCCCGCCTTCCCGGACCGAACGCAGATCTGTGGGACTGGCAGCTCCTCGCGGCCTGTCGCGGCGTCGACAGCTCGCTCTTCTTCCACCCGGAGGGGGAAAGGGGCGCGGCGCGAAGCGCGCGTGAGAACTCGGCGAAAGAGGTGTGCATGAGGTGCCCGGTCCGCGCGGAGTGCGCGGCGCACGCACTGGCGGTGCGGGAGCCGTACGGCGTGTGGGGCGGGCTGACGGAGGATGAGCGCGAGGAGCTGATGGGGCGGGCGCGCACCCGGCTCGTCTCGGCGTCGCCCTCACCCCACGGCGCGAACAACCATCACGGAAACCCCGACCAGCACGACCACCGCAACCATCACGACCACCACGACCGCCACGCCGAGGACTGA
- a CDS encoding LysR family transcriptional regulator, with amino-acid sequence MIEARHLRVLRTVATTGSFSAAARALGCTQPAVSQQMKALEASAGTPLIVRAGRETRLTQAGDVLVRHATGILAGLTAAEEEIAAIVGLRAGRVRLASFPSGSSTLVPAALAALRAAHPGTRVSLVEAEPPRSAGLLRDGDCEVALAFRYGGSAAEWDDLVVKPLLVDRLVGVVPEGHPLAGAASVSLGDLAGEPWIAGCPRCREQLVDACARAGFTPRIDFATDDYPAVIGLVAAGLGVAVLPELALRSVRTEGVRTLALEPAVEREVVALTLPDLAHVPTVAATLDQLVLAAAR; translated from the coding sequence ATGATCGAAGCCCGCCATCTCCGTGTGCTGCGCACCGTGGCCACCACCGGTTCCTTCTCCGCGGCCGCGCGGGCACTGGGATGCACCCAGCCGGCGGTCAGCCAGCAGATGAAGGCGCTCGAAGCGTCCGCCGGCACTCCGCTGATCGTCCGCGCCGGCCGTGAGACGCGCCTCACCCAGGCCGGCGACGTGCTCGTACGGCACGCGACGGGCATCCTCGCCGGGCTCACCGCCGCCGAGGAGGAGATCGCGGCCATCGTGGGGCTGCGGGCCGGCCGGGTCAGGCTCGCCTCGTTCCCCAGCGGCAGTTCCACGCTGGTCCCCGCGGCCCTGGCCGCGCTGCGCGCCGCCCACCCCGGCACCCGCGTCTCCCTCGTGGAGGCCGAGCCGCCGCGCTCGGCGGGCCTGCTCAGGGACGGTGACTGCGAGGTGGCACTGGCATTCCGGTACGGCGGCTCCGCCGCGGAGTGGGACGACCTGGTCGTGAAGCCGTTGCTGGTGGACCGGCTGGTCGGCGTGGTCCCCGAGGGGCATCCGCTGGCGGGCGCCGCGTCCGTCTCGCTCGGCGATCTGGCCGGCGAGCCGTGGATCGCGGGCTGCCCGCGCTGCCGGGAGCAGCTCGTCGACGCCTGCGCGAGGGCCGGGTTCACGCCCAGGATCGACTTCGCCACCGACGACTACCCGGCCGTGATCGGCCTGGTCGCGGCGGGTCTGGGCGTGGCCGTGCTGCCGGAGCTGGCGCTGCGGTCGGTCCGTACGGAAGGCGTCAGGACGCTCGCGCTGGAGCCGGCCGTCGAGCGGGAGGTCGTCGCGCTCACCCTGCCGGACCTCGCGCACGTACCGACCGTCGCCGCCACGCTGGACCAGTTGGTCCTGGCGGCGGCTCGCTGA
- a CDS encoding MOSC domain-containing protein, giving the protein MKLLTVNAGRPKAVEYSDAAGGVTGIDKRPVEGPVRVADPGPKGVGASGVGGDTVCDLRHHGGSDQAVYAFAREDLDFWERELGRPLSNGVFGENLTTSGIDVRNALIGERWRIGPDLVLEATSGRIPCRTFQAWLGEDGWMKRFTHQAVTGAYLRVITPGEIRAGDPIEIVHRPAHDVTVTLVFRAVTLERELLPRILAAGEALHAEKLRIAQAYVEKYGRIGRPAAGEEHTEVRAEEGGQTPGRDDAALANQP; this is encoded by the coding sequence ATGAAGCTTCTGACCGTCAACGCGGGGCGACCGAAAGCCGTGGAGTACAGCGACGCGGCGGGCGGTGTCACGGGCATCGACAAGCGGCCGGTCGAGGGTCCCGTGCGGGTGGCGGATCCGGGACCGAAGGGGGTGGGCGCGAGCGGGGTGGGGGGTGACACGGTCTGCGACCTGCGTCATCACGGCGGTTCCGACCAGGCGGTGTACGCGTTCGCGAGGGAGGACCTGGATTTCTGGGAGCGGGAGCTGGGGCGCCCGCTGAGCAACGGGGTGTTCGGGGAGAACCTGACCACCTCGGGGATCGACGTCAGGAACGCGCTGATCGGCGAGCGCTGGCGGATCGGTCCCGATCTGGTGCTGGAGGCGACGAGCGGCCGGATCCCGTGTCGTACGTTCCAGGCCTGGCTCGGCGAGGACGGGTGGATGAAGCGCTTCACCCACCAGGCCGTCACGGGCGCCTATCTGCGGGTGATCACCCCGGGCGAGATCCGCGCGGGCGACCCGATCGAGATCGTGCACCGGCCGGCGCACGACGTGACGGTGACGCTGGTCTTCCGGGCCGTGACCCTGGAGCGGGAGCTGCTGCCGCGGATCCTCGCCGCCGGCGAGGCGCTGCACGCGGAGAAGTTGAGGATCGCTCAAGCGTACGTCGAGAAATACGGGAGGATCGGTCGCCCCGCGGCCGGGGAGGAGCACACGGAAGTACGCGCGGAGGAGGGCGGACAGACTCCCGGGAGGGACGACGCCGCTCTCGCCAACCAGCCCTGA
- a CDS encoding multicopper oxidase family protein translates to MSGLKRVLIILTSVAFVLALALGGGAAWFYSSAKVSTVGRGGFRNQLAVPPLAGSTVAADGTRVFDLRMRAGTTEFKDGQKTPTWGFNGSYLGPTLRAERGEKVRVRVTNTLDETSNVHWHGMDLPARMDGGPHQMVAPGKTWSPQWTVDQPAATLWYHPHPHGETEDHVQRGLAGMFILDDQKSRTLALPKRYGVDDLPVIVQDVKFDGARFDHGHGVAQSVGFLGDRTMVNGTLDPYRVVGDEQVRLRLLNASTARTYNFGFDDSRAFSLIGTDGGLLEQPARMDRIQLSPGERAEIVVRVRPGERTVLRSFPLDVGMDFVNQRFNGGDDTFDILELRAKSRLRPSPALPAKLGKLEVPDGKDAVRGRFFDLKLSGINGRRMSMGRIDETVTRGTTETWTVRNTNGMPHNFHVHGVQFRVLSVNGRAPEPALRGAKDTVFVPNGTTVKLAMRFEGPADPHAPYMFHCHLLLHEDRGMMGQFVVVEKGQKAGRPPLEHTHQGH, encoded by the coding sequence ATGTCCGGTCTCAAGCGTGTCCTCATCATTCTGACGTCCGTCGCGTTTGTCCTCGCCCTGGCGCTGGGCGGCGGCGCCGCGTGGTTCTACTCCAGCGCCAAGGTGTCCACGGTCGGCCGTGGCGGCTTCCGCAACCAGCTGGCGGTCCCCCCGCTCGCCGGATCCACCGTCGCGGCGGACGGCACCCGCGTCTTCGACCTGCGGATGCGGGCCGGTACGACGGAGTTCAAGGACGGGCAGAAGACTCCTACCTGGGGCTTCAACGGGAGTTACCTCGGGCCGACGCTGCGGGCCGAGCGCGGTGAGAAGGTACGGGTCCGGGTGACCAACACGCTGGACGAGACGTCCAACGTGCACTGGCACGGGATGGACCTGCCCGCCCGGATGGACGGGGGCCCGCACCAGATGGTCGCGCCGGGGAAGACCTGGTCGCCGCAGTGGACGGTCGACCAGCCGGCCGCGACGCTCTGGTACCACCCGCACCCGCACGGCGAGACCGAGGACCACGTCCAGCGGGGCCTGGCGGGGATGTTCATCCTCGACGACCAGAAGTCCCGCACCCTCGCCCTGCCCAAGAGATACGGCGTGGACGATCTGCCGGTCATCGTGCAGGACGTGAAGTTCGACGGGGCCCGGTTCGACCACGGGCATGGAGTGGCCCAGAGCGTCGGGTTCCTCGGCGACCGGACGATGGTGAACGGGACGCTCGACCCGTACCGCGTGGTGGGGGACGAGCAGGTGCGGCTCCGGCTGCTCAACGCGTCGACCGCGCGGACGTACAACTTCGGCTTCGACGACAGCCGGGCGTTCTCGCTCATCGGCACCGACGGCGGCCTGCTGGAGCAGCCGGCGCGGATGGACCGGATCCAGCTGTCACCGGGCGAGCGGGCCGAGATCGTGGTGCGCGTGCGGCCGGGCGAGCGGACGGTCCTGCGCAGCTTCCCCCTCGATGTCGGCATGGACTTCGTCAACCAGCGCTTCAACGGCGGCGACGACACCTTCGACATCCTGGAACTGCGGGCCAAGTCCCGGCTGCGCCCGTCGCCGGCACTCCCCGCGAAGCTCGGGAAGCTGGAGGTGCCGGACGGCAAGGACGCGGTGCGCGGGCGGTTCTTCGACCTCAAGCTCTCCGGGATCAACGGCCGGCGGATGTCGATGGGCCGGATCGACGAGACGGTCACACGCGGCACGACGGAGACCTGGACGGTACGGAACACGAACGGGATGCCGCACAACTTCCATGTCCACGGCGTGCAGTTCAGGGTGCTCAGCGTGAACGGGCGGGCGCCGGAACCGGCGCTGCGCGGGGCGAAGGACACCGTGTTCGTCCCGAACGGCACCACGGTGAAGCTGGCGATGCGCTTCGAAGGACCGGCCGATCCACATGCGCCGTACATGTTCCACTGCCATCTCCTCCTGCACGAGGACCGGGGAATGATGGGCCAGTTCGTCGTCGTGGAGAAGGGGCAGAAGGCGGGCCGTCCACCCCTGGAACACACCCATCAGGGCCACTGA